The Camelina sativa cultivar DH55 chromosome 18, Cs, whole genome shotgun sequence DNA window ttgtttttagtgttaTCGTCTCTACTTTACCCTTTATATCTACAAATCTTTGTCAGACCTAATTTGAATTTCATTCGGATTAGTAAGCATCAAAATTTAGTGcatcaaaacttttatttttagtttaatttggtCAATTTCAattactcttgtttttttttttcgtttttcaatAGAGAAATACACATATTACTCAATATAACCTTCACAAATACCCACAATTTGTTGTATTACCTAATTCTAGCGTCTACAACTTAAACTCGTACGTAAACTTTGCATGttcatatattcttttgttaatttgggGAGAAAATCGTCAGTACAACTTTGCACCTTCACCTGTACTGAAATCATAGCTCCCGGCCCTTTCCTACTACATAGTATGTCAGCTCTATCAAATAATCcataatctatgttttttttttctaacttttactcCGCCAAACAACATTATTTCTTCTATACCAATAGAGCGACCTTTGTTAAACTCGTTAAAATACACAACGATGTAGAGAAATACACTCATTAATTGATGTTTTATATGGCCGCGGAGTTATATGCACTAATATGTTGATTCACGTCGTTTAGATCAATGCAAAGATCaaccaaaatcatttttattcATGTCGTCTCACgaaataactatatatgtagATTCGGTCAAACATCATCACATTGAAATTGTACGTTTACATGTAAACCTTTTAGAGTTTTAGGCacaaaaatagaagaaactaaaagaaaaaagaagagaataattCGTTTATAAAGTGcccttttcccattctcttgcTTGCTGTTTTCCGAATATATATGATGTTACTGTTTTAATCCTACGGCAGAAACTATTATTTGAAGAAATGCCacgatattttatataaaaaatcacatCATTCACATGCGCAAAAATGATAGCACGGTTTAACACATATCACACACAAAAATGTGCCAAATGAATGATAAAATCGTATgctaattttatataatatcataatGGTGAGAGAGGCTTTTCGTTTATATTAAGAACAATTACATGCCTACTTTTTGTTCTTTACCTAAATATTTCCCAAAAACATTATCATTTCGCAATTAAATCcataaatttacatgtttatttattattttgtaaacaaaaagtATAGAGATATTTGGAATTTTCACTTCTtcggtgtgtttttttttcttggtcccCTTTGATAGCCTTACACCTAAAACCTAGCTGTTGATGCAAcgtctctcttattttttttttccttttcttttgttttgcaaCTTGATGCAACGCGTCTTCACTCTTCAAGACCATAGTACAACCCCATATTTGCATTTTAACCTGTATAAGATAAATTTGTTTTACgtgtattattttcttttgttttcttttacttttattttcttgaattggAAGTCTCTTTATCTCGAGAAGTAATGTAGCAGGATCGAAGTTACTCTGATTGAGTTCGTGCTTCTTTCGTTtggtttatttatatgatttaaagATTGCATGCATTTCTATTATAAAAAGCCGGTTTGTTTatctattttagaaaaatatgttgaGCAATATCGTTAATTTGCAGAATCACAAAacctcttatgtttttttttgtttttttgatagtAATGTTTTATCGTTAGGTGGAAGTTTAAAAACTCTTTCAAAGTTTAACAATGAAAAaccactaaaccaaaaaaaaactcaatgatGTAGCTTCTATATGTATTACGTACCGAAATGGTTTAATGACTATGGTTTATACATAATGGGCTTTAAAGGCCATATTATCCCTATCATCAGACTTAGTGGCCCATTGACTGGTTTGAGTGTGAAACAaccgttcttttttttttttttaaatattaattcactagtgatcccatatccactaacaacctaacaacaatcacaacagcggataacaaaacaattccattaaaccaataatgcaataaccaagttccaacatcctacaatgttctatcaactcaacactagcaacctaacgatagctagaccacaatcattcaagcctctagaacatccttctcctcatcgccctgattccacgatcacacttgcctttacctgcaccacaaacacatattgaaatgcatgagtattattaaaaatacatagtgaggccatcctcccatctaccgggctatacacacaagcaactaagATTCTATTGTTAAGTTGaaccaacaaacacaatcaacacatcaaacaagCAACTCACAAACGGTTAAAagtagtgtcgaccgacaccagattggtgtcgatcgacgctagcacaaaagggtgtcgaccgacaccacactggtgtcgatcgacactgactctgcAGACGCGATCTGCATGAATCCGAACGTCGAACCTCCGTTTCAAATCACCACGAAACTGTCTCAAACTCTCCCAAtcgcctcaggaacctatgggaatcactaaaacaacaaacccaagcaagcaaacaccacaaatagacaaggaacaaccaaacacaagagatctcaggcttagatcagccatggtcaagcactcacctcttttacaggaagGTTTGAATAAGAAACGGTGGaaccaacaccttaggaagcttctcttTCGTTCCCAATAACAGCTCTCCCTTCCACAGCCACAtatctctccaaaaacaccaagaacaagacaaaagtctctcaagaacactctcaaaggctctccaacactttctctcattttctctctttttctctctcaacggcgacaaaacaaaacaacctcaaacccttaatttgtcgcttctcctcttatatacttggtttagggatttccaattgaaccaaaccgaaccaaacaacaattaaaacaaaccaatcgaAATTGGaaatgatggtgtcgatcgacacacccatggtgtcgatcgacactcataccacaaatataatttctggttcgcggatgttacagacTGTCCAGTTAGGGCCTAAGGGTGACTGcagtagagagaaagagagatatatgtctatatatattcaatgaAAAAGAGGAAATGTTATTGCAAAAtcaccttttgttttttttttccttgcaaAATCTTTACAATGGCAAACTTACAAGTACAACGGTATTTACGCTATCACCacctaaaaactcaaaaaaatgaTCAGTCATCTAGGGTTGTAAACTTGCTTATGACAAATTTTAAAGGATGTCCAAATTTTAAGACCTATGTGGCCAACTTTAGCCAAAGCTAAAACTTggatgtaaatatttttattttattaatattttttaaaataaaatattttctttttgttgtaattaaattcttcctattaaatatttacacatgtcaaaatattagattgataacttgatacatgtcaaaatcttgttaatgactaactttcaaaacctaactttatataataacatatgaGTTAGTACACTACTGCTACACCTAAAATATAAATACCTGATTAGTTGTCGAATAACTCTTGTACGTCTATGTATAAGCAGCATCTACTGAGTTCTTACTCTTgtcatttttgtatatatttacccatatttttacttcttttacgTGTAGTTTTGgactatgtttttttatttgtcataaAATTGTTTTTGGACTATGTTAGATATATACAAGTATCTGATcatatatttgcatacaaataatgtttatatttattttgaacgTGGTCGAAACATTGTTGAGTCAGGCCTCAATGCCAATATAACATTCGTCACACATTTGTCTATCAAATTTTGTGAGTATGAActaatttcttttataattttaagttaaccacataattttgaagtttacataaaacaagaaaattaagaCTTAGCTTTGAATATGgtccaaacaatttttttttttttgcaattatcatatttagtttgaaaatcAATGAAAACTTAAATAATGAGTACGCATATATCATCAAATCACCATATCGTAGTTCGTAGATGTAGAAAGGAATACGTTAACAATTGAAACATATGAGATTATTGCGATGAGTTGTCGTCTTCTTGAATCGGACAGCGATAAGGAGACGAATACGAATggcgaaacttttttttttttcgtttagtTAGTTTAGCTGTTTAGGAGAGGGAAGAAGAGAGGACAAATAGAAGCTTGCGTACCAAAAGCACGACACGTAAAGATTTGGAAGAAACGTATGGGGTAAATCAATCTCATCTTCACAAAATATGTTTTGGTATTATTATCTTATATGCCTTGTCGTATCATACGTGGCCATTTCATCGCTCCGTTCGTCAAAAGCCACAATAATAAACTCAAATAATCGTATAACATCTTACTAACCATAAAGTGGGTGTGGTTCGTTTctcttttaaggtttttggttTGAAATGATCCTCAACGGTCAGAGCCTCAGAGGGATATTTTTTCTTAGATTACCGTAATATTCTAGGCCGAAGTCCATAATCTTTTCGAATCGGTGATTAGACCATGTTTAAttatgtattctttttttttttcgttattcGAACATgggatatttgtttttttttttttttgaaaaggaaCAAGGAATATTTGTGTCGTTTGTTTGCTAGGTTATTCAGAATAACATTAGCCTCAACCAAAATTGTTCATTGTTTCTTGTATATATCAAATCTGATATTGTTTGTTGCATATTTTATCTGAAACCCGAAAGAGAAACCTCACAGAAGTTACGAATTAAGCGTGTGTGCTTATCATTTCTGACATCGTgagtaagaaaacaatattttttctttttgaataaatcCTCATATTGTAATTAATATGTGTATCATTTTTGTATTAACTGGGTAGTGTTATGGGTAGATCCTCGTCCCAACAAAAAGGCTGTTTCAGAAAAAGCCTAAATAAACTTTTAGGGAAGGAGGGGTATTTTGGTATTTTCTGGGGACAAACTGATACAATTCCCTATAAATATGGGTGTACGGCCGTTTGTGAGAGGAGTTGCATAAAAAGGGAAAGAATATGGATAAAAAGTACAAGCTCTCTTCTCCAAAGTTAGAATTGACGAGCTCACAGTTCGCCTATTGTCTTTCACCCGTTGTTTTTAACTCGTCTTAGTTATGTTGTAATTCATCCTTTTGTGCCTCGGTATCGATCAATAAAAGAGAATTTCGACCTTCTtttcataaaactaaaacattctAATTGTGATCGATTTGGACATCAATAGGTAAAGAAACTAGAAAGTAGTAgttgagaaattttttaaaatatatgtggTGCAACTCAGTAATTAAACTAATATTACAGCCGTATCCTAATTCAATTTGGGATATTATTAACAGAATATTTAAGTGCGATTcgataatgaaaacaaatactTTGGGTTAAATCCTAATTTCAACCATCTCCAAGTCCTATATAATAATGGTTTTATATGAAGGAGACAAAATAACTGGTTGTAAAAGATAAaccacatatttttctttcttctccaatctGGCAAATCTCTCACTCTCAAACACACCAAATCAAAacctccctcttcttcttcttcttcatcttgcgAGTTGCACCgaaacaaactcaaacaaagaacaaatcatccaaattgggtgaacaaagaagagatggagaatgGAGGAGCAACGACGACGACGAgcacaatcacaatcaaagGTATTCTGAGTTTGCTAATGGAAAGCatctcagaagaagaaggaaagagagTTATATCGCTTGGAATGGGAGACCCAACTCTGTACTCTTGTTTTCGTACAACGCAAGTCTCTCTTCAAGCTGTTTCAGATTCTCTGCTCTCTAACAAGTTCCATGGTTATGCTCCCACCGTCGGTCTTCCCCAATCCCGAAGGTTACTTTCGTCTTttcaccatctctctctctctctctgtttttgtctttctctaATACTTGTGGTGCTGATGTTACTTAGGGTAGTAGGTAGGGATGTCAATTTCGGTTCGTTTAACTATAAACCGAATATAATTAACTGAACCAGAAATTGAACCGAATCTTAATTTTGGCTGATGTTATGAATTTTAcaatttcttttgtatttttttttttttttgataatttcttaCAATTTCTGTAGAAATACCAACGTTTGTGgcgaaaaaaaaactaaaactttttgtttattaaaaaccaaaataataatgcaatattttgtttatgaaaaatcaaattaataatgaaaTTTGCTAGAAAATAGTTGCTACactaattttcaatttttttattatttaaaattgcTTTATATTATTGGTTCAGTACTTCGGttggttttaaaacattttttttttttttggtgataaaacagagcaatagcAGAGTATCTATCACGTGATCTTCCATACAAACTGTCACAGGACGATGTGTTCATTACATCAGGTTGCACGCAAGCGATCGATGTAGCATTGGCTATGTTGGCTCGTCCTAGGGCTAATATTTTGCTACCAAGACCTGGTTTCCCAATCTATGAGCTCTGTGCTAAGTTTAGACACCTTGAGGTTCGTTACATCGATCTTATCCCAGAAAACGGATGGGAGATTGATCTTGACGCTGTTGAGTCTATTGCAGACGAAAACACGGTTGCTTTGGTTGTTATAAACCCTGGTAACCCTTGTGGGAATGTCTATAGTTACCACCATTTGATGAAGGTTGGTTTGAGATTTTGTATAACcaatgttgttgtttcttgtttgagaTTTGATGTATACAacttgtgttttatttttcatttttgtgttGTAGATTGCGGAAACAGCGAAAAGGCTAGGGTTTCTTGTGATTGCTGATGAAGTTTATGGTCATCTTGCTTTTGGTAGCAAACCGTTTGTGCCAATGGGTGTGTTTGGATCTATTGTTCCAGTACTTACACTTGGCTCTTTATCAAAGAGATGGATAGTTCCTGGTTGGCGTCTCGGGTGGTTTGTGACCACTGATCCTTCTGGCTCGTTTAAAGACCCTAAGGTTCGTAATAGATAGCGTCAATCTTTTAAGAAATCGATGATGCAGAGAGGTTTATATACTTAATCTTGTTCGTTTTGGATCAGATCATCGAGCGgtttaaaaaatactttgatATTCTTGGTGGACCAGCTACATTTATTCAGGTATGTACAGTATAAATATTACTTACATTTCAAAAGCAATCCCTATTAGTGATCTTGAGTAATTAATCTTGTTCTTGATTATGTTGTGCATCAGGCTGCGGTTCCCACGATTTTGGAACAGACGGATGAATCATTCttcaagaaaacattgaactcGTTGAAGAACTCTTCGGATATTTGTTGTGACTGGATCAAGGAGATTCCTTGCATTGATTCCTCTCATCGACCAGAAGGATCCATGGCAATGATGGTGAGGCAATATATAACGTTGTGACAAAAATGTTCACAAATTGTCACATATGTATggtcttaattatatatttgatttgtctACTTTGTTCAGGTGAAGCTGAATCTCTCCTTACTCGAAGATGTAAGCGATGATATCGACTTCTGTTTCAAGTTAGCTAGAGAAGAATCAGTCATCCTTCTTCCCGGTAAGGATATTATGAAATTACAATTTTTGAGAGtagtcctttttgtttttgatatattactTTGTGTGTGTGGATGGATGTGGCTAAACAGGGACTGCCGTGGGGCTGAAGAACTGGCTGAGGATAACGTTTGCGGCCGATGCAATTTCGATcgaagaagctttcaaaagGATCAAATGTTTCTATCTCAGACATGCCAAGGCTCAAGATCCAACCTCATAGTTGAATTCTATGCAAGGTTAAAGTGTGCTTTAAAACACACAGATACATATATCGtatagtgtttatttatttataaattttgatataaaattagcTTTACTGTAATAACATCAACTcttaagtttaaaaatatatacatatacatacttgttgaaaagaaataatttatCAAACTTAATTATAGAGTAGTTTCGTGCAATATGGCCACTGGCCAGGTCTATTAACACATATTTGTAATTAGAATAGTTGAAGAATCAGACAAGGCCCAACATATTTGGTCATAATTTGTAAAAGATCGTTGTCTACGATACAAAACAAGGCGTATCTCAAAAAGGCTATAAAGTACTTAACGATTCTGATATGCTAAGGCCTAAGAAAGAACTCTAAAACAAGATGCATTGTcccaaagagaacaaaaaagtgttcgtacttttattttaataaacattttggTTTGATGATAATGCTATTAAATTTAAGTAGGTACGATACGACCAGCCCACGTGAATACATGCATGTATTTGAGAAGAACACTTTTTAATCAGCtaacttattttaattaattaatctgaATAGTTATTTTCTCATAATAGTCCtaattcattattttaaatagTACAGTGGGTCCTTCAGGAACAGTGAATTGGGCCTTTGATTCCCATATGACCCCCCTTCTACATAAACCCACTCCTCTATCTTGTGACTTGTGTTAATCTTTCTATCCATTTTGTACTAGTGactataatttcgttctaaatATGCAAATGCATTGAGCGATTTctcattttaaaatgaatttcttTTCTATCAATGCAATAGTAACTTGGACAACATAAGTTTATGTCTTTGTAACTTAGCTGTCAAGCTAAGATTAAAAACTCTACTAGCTATAAGTTAATATACATACTATAATTTATGTCAAGCTTATAACCCAAAAATTTAATCTTAGTAAATTTGTATCTTTACATAGGACGCTTCAATGTTTACATATGTGTCTGTACGTGtgagtgtgtgtatatatatatgcatgcgtAGCCACAACGTTGGACATAGCA harbors:
- the LOC104761425 gene encoding probable aminotransferase TAT2 — its product is MENGGATTTTSTITIKGILSLLMESISEEEGKRVISLGMGDPTLYSCFRTTQVSLQAVSDSLLSNKFHGYAPTVGLPQSRRAIAEYLSRDLPYKLSQDDVFITSGCTQAIDVALAMLARPRANILLPRPGFPIYELCAKFRHLEVRYIDLIPENGWEIDLDAVESIADENTVALVVINPGNPCGNVYSYHHLMKIAETAKRLGFLVIADEVYGHLAFGSKPFVPMGVFGSIVPVLTLGSLSKRWIVPGWRLGWFVTTDPSGSFKDPKIIERFKKYFDILGGPATFIQAAVPTILEQTDESFFKKTLNSLKNSSDICCDWIKEIPCIDSSHRPEGSMAMMVKLNLSLLEDVSDDIDFCFKLAREESVILLPGTAVGLKNWLRITFAADAISIEEAFKRIKCFYLRHAKAQDPTS